Part of the Etheostoma cragini isolate CJK2018 chromosome 8, CSU_Ecrag_1.0, whole genome shotgun sequence genome, TTAAGCTTTTTGAGCAAGACAAATTCTGGGAAGAGGGAACTGTTCAACAAAACTGTTAACACCTAACTTTGACGGAAAGTAGCACAAACCATACTATTTAATTGAAACCTTTGCTAGagattactgtaaattttaaaaagtcatacttgTTGCTTTCAAACAATCCTACCTAAAGGGCAATGCaaagactttttaaatatttacagcaGAGGCATTTCTGAAAATGTGTTCTACATGAGActgatttgttctgtttttagcAACCTATGTAGCTTTCACTTGTGTGCCACCTGGTGGTTTAAGTGTTTACAGCAGTTTCACCTCAGCAAACCCTGAGTGCAGTTTCACCTGATAACCCCAGTCATCAGGCCAGTTTACAGCAGtggttttatgtattttgaGTGAATCTTACAGTGCCATTGGTTAGGACACAcgatttgtctttgtgttttctgcaaCTCTGTGTGTTAAACAATGCTAACCTAAGGAAGGCCAAGtaatttgacttattttaatTTGTGGGTGCGTCAGgaagattttttatttctttattgacTTGCTTTGTTTAATGAGCTCATTTCACATTTTCCCTTGTCTTCCTGCAGAGCGTGCTGCCCTTCTTTGTGGCCACTAAAATGACTCGTATCAGGAAGCCCACCCTGGACAAGCCCACCCCAGAGCGCTATGTGGCAGCTGAGCTTGCCACTGTGGGTCTGCAGGGCCAGACCAATGGCTATTTCCCCCATGCTGTCATGGTAAGAACTGCAAACCTCAAAATACTGAACTTACCCAGGAATATATTAGGGTTTTTAATGAAAAGGAATGTCTAATTTCAACAAAGACCTGCAGGCTGCTTGTCTTAAACAACCCATTTTTAGAAACCgttaaatgctgtaaaataatagaaatgGCAGCATTGGATGTTGTATGATTTGCATCATTTCTTTACATAATGTTTTGTGCTAAGCAATTTGGAATAAAATGCATAGAACTTTTTTTATCCtttgcaaatttattttaagattaaatCCTGAAAGCTATATTTTTAAAGGTGATTGAAAACCCAcgcatcttttgttttgttgtttctttccttGCAGGGTTGGCTGACCACCAAGCTTGTGCCTATCAACCTTGTCATCTTCTTTGGAGCCCAAATGAACCGTCAGCAGCGTACCGGATACCTGCAGAGAAGGAAGCTGCGGGAGCAGAGGAACGGACTACTTCAGAAGAAGGACTAGGAGACTAGCTAACCGATCTGCGGGCGGCCACTGTGCCCTGAACCGGTGCAGCGTCTAAGGAAAGGAAATATTCTCTTTTGTGTCTCTATGGTTTATCGTCAAGGTTTGCCTGATATGTTACGTTTGCACCTTCAATAAATGTGCACATGTGTATGACTTTGTGTTTAAAACGAACTCTGATCTGGTATTTGTTTGGAAAGAAATGGCCAAAGAAGGCAGGAGCTGAagtgattattaaaaaaagctgCTCTAGGCAAAGGACATATGATACATCTCGTCACTGATACTGATTGTGGAAATGAtacaaccaaaaaataaaatgagtgcTTTGTTAGCCCTGCTGTTGTAAGCAGTGGATAATGGTGGTGGGCATCAtttttatgtataaatatttattttatagtcGTGAACACACAAGACAAACTCATACCTTTCAACCTACTCCTGTTTAAAAATCATTGAGCCATTTAAAGTTGGCaaattttgcttttttctgcgtgtttacagtatatttaaaaacgATACTACTTGGTTGGTCATTAACAGTTGCATTCATCACTATCCATTTCTACTCATTAACGTTGAAAATGGTCAGGTTCAATGAGCGGATGTTGACcgatttaaaatgtattatgtaatTCAGCTGGTGCGATGTCCATGTGAACTACGGTTGCTCTTATTTTGCCTtatgtgccttttttttaattcaagaaGTAAATCTTAACAGACAATGAAACCTCTTAACCGCTGTATATTTACAGTTGTTCCTCCAGTGTGTTTTTGAAAGGAATTCACAGGAATTGAGAATATTTTCGATTCATTGAAGCGCAATTATCCCTCCAGTTGAAGTTGAAACAAACGTGAAGGTTTTGCATCATTACCTACAGATTGGTTCACATACTGTTTGCTTCTAAAACAGGAGAACTGCTCTTCTTTATGCTGTTGGTGCACAATCGAATACCCTGTATGACTTGGTCTGACCTGTGCCTTAACAAAGAGGTCTTGTGAATGCTTTTGTAACAAGTTGTTTAATATGCTTGGAAAAGAGAAtttctacatttaaaatgcatcgTTAGTGTTTATATAGCTGgtatcatgttttctgtttaataaaagTTATGGTGTAAGGaagtgttgttttctgttttgtttttccccacTGGTTGACTAAAATGGCAGCTTTTTGAGAATTTTAGAATATAATATTGGTTTAGCAGCACAATAAACCCAATAAGATCTTTACAGTGCTGGAAGAAGTACTCATTAAGTAATCGTGTTTGGTAAAAATCATGCATTAAACCTTTCACCTAAACTTGTTAAAACAATATGTGAGTAGTTATGTTACAGCCTATAATTAACCAAGTAGGCCTACCATATCTCTCACAATGTTGTGTCAAtactatatttattatattggaTTATTTGCACTGTACTGCGATAACACTTATTGTTCATCAAGGTGAAGCTAATTTTAAGTAGATACTGTTATGcatacactgtaaaacaaaacatatcaaTGATCATGTGTTGAACGGGAAATCTTAATCTGCAAAGAAACTAGTATTAGCCGTTGACTAAACTAAGTAACGGCTGACAAATTAGTGGAGGAAAGACTATTTATTACTATAATGTAGTAGAGCAGTGTTAAGTGGCATGCAATGGCTGTACTCAAAGAATGACTCAAAACTGTCATTGTTAACATTATTCTTCttcagtaaatgtatttagttactttcCTCCAGTAATTgaatacatttacttaagtattgATCTTAAAAGCACTAATACTGACATCATGCACTAGGCTACGTGACAGCAggaaatattcatattttttactccactaattTATTTGTCAGCTGTAACTAGTTGCTTTACAGATTAAGAGTTCATTCAACACATCGTAAATGAAATATGATACACAGTTATAGATTCATAGGAATAACTGAACCGCTGCCTTTGACAACCCAGCCAATTAGAGGTAGAAAGAGACATAGAAAGTTGCGGAATCTATTTACTCGTCTCAGTTCCGGgtaggatttgtttttttgtaacacaCTTGTCATGGCCGTTAAAGCACAGGTGCCCTAGCTAAATTATGTAGCGttgtctattttctttttagctGTAGTGTTGCGTTTTGCAGCCATTTTGGTAAGTAGCTATCTTAGTTTAAAGATTCAACATTAGTTAAGCGGATATTGTCTTAACACAGTTGTTTATCTTTAAACAGGCTCTCTAAGCTAGCATAGAGGAATCAGCTAGACTAGCTAGCTTAATGCTCGAGCTGAAATACCCGTTGACCTCAGAAATTGTCCGATTAAGTACAGTATGCGATACCTATTACTAACTAGTTTGTAGTATTATGCGACGTGTACATTTATCTCCAATCCTGTTTTTCTAAATGACAGTAACAAAAGCATAAATAATTTTCAGTGCGATATATAGCTAATGTCCAAAATCTAGCAAGTCTTATTTTTGTCAGCAGCTCTTGGGGCGGGCTACGTTTCTTTGTTCAAATAATCTAACAGCAAAGCCAAATATCAGACAAACGACATTAAAGCTGAGGCAGTGGAATACAgcataaatgaaatgaaaagccattacaaaacatatagtgactttaaaataatacacaaagcATTACAAAGCACGACAAAACTTAAAGCAAATGCacctaaagaaaagaaaaacaagcaggATATTCTCTCCGTTCAGTCATTTGCGAAAGCCCTACTGCTGCAGATATGGCATAACTCTAAATCTGGTTTTGGTTCTATCCTGTTaagaattgaaataaaaaaaaagttatgcaaGGTTGTCATCATGATTCTACTGGAAGCTCTTGGTTTAAGAAATATTAAGTGTGACTGGGTTTCTTAGGTGAAAATCTAGCACAAGTGATAAGTTTTCCGTATTTGTCTTAGTTTATGGATAATTGTCCATATAGTGTCCAAATCCCTATTAATGAACGCTTGGTCTTCTTCCTTGGTCACACGCAGATGTGATGCTATGTCGGATAAACGTCAGCGTGCCAGAGTCCAGGGCTCCTGGGCAAAGCAACTGCCAAAACCCTCTAGACCAACAGGTAACTTTAGGGTCAATCAATGAATACACTGTTTCACTGGATGCTGGATTCATGGTCCTGATAACCTGCCTGATGTGTTGCCAACTAATCCTTTTTGTTATAAGAAtacttcttattttttttatttaccaggTGCAGTCCCAAACAACCAACAACCCATAAATGTCAACCCAGCCCCTAGTGCTTGGGGATGTGGTCCACAGAAAACACCTAACACATTTGAGTTTCACCAGCCCACCAAGGTAGAcgataaatataaaatgtcactGTTGAATTTTAGGATAATTAGTCTGTTAGATTTGCTTATAAGGAAGTGTTTCTACATTGCAGCCAGTTAGAGATGTTCCACCAGAGTATGTGATGGAGTAAGTTACACATTTCTATCTTCACTGGATATAATTCATATTTGTGTTATATGTGTTTCTAATCTCACGGTGTATACGCCACACATGTTGGCttacacatttttcattcatttattttgttctggACAGGCAGGCAGGTGATCATGAGATCAGCAATGGACCATCAGGAGTGTCCAGGTGAGTACAGTGTAATTGTGTAGATGAAAAAATTTAATGGCACgaaaatgtcacttcatgaggttttttaacattaatatgagttcccccagcctgccaatGGTCTcccagtggatagaaatggtgataggtgttaaccaagccctgggtattctgctttgcctttgagaaaatgaaagctcagatgatcttgtcccttatgaggtttaagggacaaggttacctcccctgtCTTTGCTTTGTCCGCCCAGAGATTGGGCccaaccatgagagagagagagacatcatggctttcaaacaagctaagtggcagttggtcaaggccatacccccagcctccaccttgccccccctcgcTTCTCCTCAAAatctacagactcagaaatggtacatactaaggaaagctcactgtgggactggttctagtggcggtaattttgggaaagatacttcagatatggtattagagGACCACAAAGGCCAATATGAAAGCATCGAAAGAGCAatatgtcatgggacctttaaaccaaaTGGAAAATAAGTGTGTTTAGTGGGGATAACACATCTGCGAATGGGTTTTaagtccactagatggcagtcATCCCACAAGCAATAATGTATACAGCTTTTAATGAATGTCATGCCTACTGCCTAACTCATGTTACCCACTACGGGACATGAAAGTTAGCCGTGTTTCTTATAGACACTGAATATGTAGTAACATGTGCTATACTTATAGAATTCTGGACAACCAGAGTGttccatttacttttttaaggCATTAAGCACATGCTTTTATACCTAATATAGAAGACTAATAAACCTAGTGCCATTATATCACAGACGACCAAGAGCAAGGAAAGAATGCCTCAGAGCCATAGGATTCTTAGAGTCAATATTCTGTGATTAATTCTGTGACTGTCACCTGGATTAATCACATATGAGATTTGGAAAGAAGtataaaaggagaaaaggaaaaggtgaAAGATTTATATTTCAATTCCAATTAAAATCTGCAGTGGCTACAAAACACCTACAGTAATTTCTCAAGGGTAGGCCCTTTACTCTTTTGCTAATTTTTTGTCTTAACAATAATGAGAATTAGCTTTTGGACTACTTTACATCCAAGCCATAGCTGGATAATATTTTGAGGTTTAAGCTTctactagtctcgcattgccagaccttgcTCAACAGCGCTGCTGGCTCCACAGGCTCTGCAAAATGCTcttgggaagaaacttgttttgataGGACATTGGAAAACGGCACATATAAGataaaatgaagttaactgttcacgcAGTACattaacgtgagctatttaaattagctggatgcATGGTAAAACCTAATTTGCTCTACCAGTGTATCACCATGTGTAAAAATACATCCAGTAAAGTATCCAGTATCCCCAAAACGTCCCATTCGGATGGTAAATGCAgtaatgttaaacatttttaatgtaaatctACTATTACTCCCCGAACCAAGCAAATTTGCCTTGTTGCTCACTCCAAATTTACttaaaaacttgccattttcagcgtgtagcttgctagctcgaagtttgttgttgttacagaGTTTTGCAAAACGAGGGACTTTCAGAAGAACAACCAGCAGCACCGGATGTTGTGGTgattatcctggaaatgaacCCTTGTTTATCCAGACAAGGCTTCTAATTAACCTTAGATGAGGTGCACTAACGAATACCAAAGGAGCCAGTACGCTTCTTCAGAACTGCTTGTGGGATGGTAAAATAGTTTCTCCCTCTTACCTTTTCCGACGTCGGTTTGGGGAAGGCTGTGTCCAACCATTTCTGTAACACTCCAAAACCGACAACAATCCAACATTCACACCCCCTTCACTCCATATTTGGGCAACTGTTTAGAAAGGAGCCAGGGTTTGAACTACTCTCTCAAGcgctctttttttaatttgttacaCCATTATTTGTGGCACTTTTCACGTGTACAAATAAGTGCAACGCTATGAAGGCCTTCCAGCAGGGACTGAATATGTGCGCAGCTATCCCCGTACATAAATTACATCATGTCTTGCCCCTCTCTATGACTGCCGGCTTTACACTCTACCTTCCAGTGTAGCCTTTTGGACCAACTATAAACATTTTGGATTTCCAACATGGTTGGACAACACGTCTTTAGAACGGGTTGTTATGGAGCATAAACTGATTCTAAGACCAGCAATTTGCCAAATCGTTTTGGCtggttattttatatttatttatactctGATGGGTAAACAACCAGCTATTCTGCTGTTATACCAGTATTTTGGCTAAAGATTCAAGAttccttttattgtcattcagcaaaacacagacatgtaAAGCATGACAAAAGTACGAGCATGGCTcctttatgagaaaaaaaaaaaaaacacacataaaaacagggTAATAAATAGAGCTCTATGATTATAtattaaaacagaataaattatTTCCAGTAGAGTATTTGTCTATGTATAATGACTATTTGCACACAAGCCTCTGCCAATGTATTCTTGACTATATTTTTTCTTTGGGAATTTTAAACATGACAGAAAACGGTTTATGTCCAGACTTGAACCAGGTATTTTTGATTGCCTACCCTAAACTCATAGGCCGCCAGGGTGCCCCATTGTGGCCTATCCTGTACAAACGCTAGATAAATGAACTACATGCTTCATATTGGCACCTTCATTTTCTGTGCACTATGTCTGTACGTTTTGTCTTTCCATCTGTCCAGACTGCGGCTGCTGCCTGGGTTTCTTCCCCCAGAAGAGGCTGACTGGATGTTCAGTAAGCTGTTAGCAGAGCTGCCCTGGTCCAAGAAGACCAACTACAGACAGGGTGTGTACCAGGGGCTTAAGGATAGTCAGTATAGAAGGGAAGAAATGTGAGCCTATGAGATGTAAGGTGGAGGGTGAACAGAGTTCCCCAACTGCAGCTGGCTTGCTGTTGCGGTCATGTCTGTTCTAGTTTTGTAATAGTGCAGTGTTGAACTTTTCCTCATGTTTGAGACATTTTTATCGTATGTATCAAATTTGAAAGCACAAACCGAGTACAAATGTCTGCCAACACCACAAAGATTGTTTTACTTTAGCAACAAAATATGTCACATTTTCAGTTTGCATCCGGATTTGAATATTGATAGGTAGTTGTTTGGTACTCATGCTAGATTTTGTTTTCCATCCACATTAGCAGAGTATAATTTGAGAAGACAAAAGCAACAACTGCATGAGAAGGCAAAAGCTTCATTTTGCAAAAcagcatttcctttttaaaaggcaAGAAATACCTCACGCATTGTACCCAGACAGAATATATGCAGCGATCCTGTTGAACTTCAGCCAGACTTTGCCTCGGAATCAACCTCTCTCTCAGCTGGCTCTTGTCAAACGTGTGTGTTACTCTGCAATAGCTTTGTAGCGGACAAAcggcaataaaaaaacaatttaccaAGATGATTTCCGAACACAGATCAAAAACTTGTGTCATCTCAATCCATCACTCCTGAGACTTTGTCAACAAAGTCCATGTGATGTTTAGGTTAAAGAGGAAGTAGTGGGAATAGGATGTTTAACCCCTCACCAGTCATCTCTCAATCATACTCTTTTGCCCcgttttgttttaaaaccctCTTGACTCAGTTTTTCCGACCATTGCTCACAACTCTAAATTGGAGCCTGTGAGTGAGTTAAGGTTTTCTTTATCCTTTCCCCCTGATAGCATCTTTTTGATGGAAATGGTGAGGCTATTAAAAGTTGAAATGACCacacatatttataaatattggCTCAAGAGGCACTGAATAATTCACTGCCATAAAAAGCAATGGCTGCTTGAgtagtttgttttggtttcaccATGTTCTCGTACCAGAGGTCTGGCCAAAATACACTAATGGCAGTGAATGGGTTCTTGGAAGGGATCTTGTGGTTCCCAGAGAAAGATACACCAAGAacaacagaggaagagagaaattTGATTTAGATATTTACTTTACCTTCTTCTAGAAATAGATTCTGGTGCAGATGATTCTTTTACATGTGGTTCACGCTGGAAAAGGAATATATTAAGAACAAAACTGTGTCAACTTTCTGCCCTACTTATAGTTGTCATTCAGCAAAAAAGAGGCAGCTATGAAAACAGACTGGATCTATTCTTTTGAAATTGCTGTGACCCAATTACTGATGCAATATAGAGTTGGTCCACAGCTGCTGTTTTCCAAAAGGAAGATTAATGTTACAGTGTATTTAAAGCCTGCAAGTGTTGAGTATTTGATACTGGTTACTCAATAGAGTATTATGTTAGTAGTCTGCATCATGCAGTACCActattatggcttttttctttaaaattcaTTCATCACTTAAGCACTACCACATTCATTTTTAGATATCATCACTAAGGCTTTAAATCAAACTTTAATACTTCTTGAATAATGACTGAAATGGGTCTGCAGCATAGCAAGTATTAAAAATGGGTGAGATATTTTCTGATCTAAATCAGGAAACTTTTccttattatattatattatattttatttaggcGGCGTTGATACTGGCTATGGTCAGAGTTCAACCAGAGAGGTCCGTGAAACACTGCTGTTCAGCTTGGTGTTAACTTAGTCTTTAGGTTTAATGTATTTAACAGTTTggcatgtttttataaaatggggaaaaaaagttccCAACATTTAACTACTTGGCATTCATTACATCCTCTTTGCGGCTGTAAGTAAGGGTTTTATGGGAAATATGGTTAAAATGTTGAGAACTGTATGCATTACCATGTACCTGGCTACAGATAAAGGATAAATGATAAAGGATATGAAAACAGACCGGATCTATTCTCAATGCCTGGTTCTTTTGAGGTAaggtgtatttgtttgtttgtgttggtccAGGTGAGGCTTACGAGGAGCCCAGGCTGACTTGCTGGTATGGAGAGTTGCCCTATACATATGCTCGCTCCACCTTGGCTGCTAACACACAGGTTAGAAAACAATAATCCTCCAAACCCACAAAACAGACAATatgaacacatttattttaaattcatcttttttatttcttaatttttcactaccatgctttttttatttaaatttttatctttttcttagACTATTTTGTTGCttgttgtcttgtttgtgttAATGCTGTCTCTTTGTCAAAATTGtggttaaatacattttcattttgtttaaatattttagtacATTGGTTTATCTCTCTTTctacatctcttttttttgcctcatagTGGCATCCATTACTGTTAACCCTTCGCGAGGCAGTGGAGCAGGTGACCGGAGGCAGCTTCAACTCACTGCTGTGTAACCTGTATCGGGACGGCCATGACAGCATCGGCTGGCACAGTGATATCGAGGCTGGCTTGGGTACCAAGCCCACCATCGCCTCCGTCAGTCTGGGCGACACTAGAGTATTCAGCCTCCGCAAGCAACCTCCACCGGTGAGATGATGAGCATAGAAATTGGTGTCCATTCTTACATTCAGATTAGGTACAGCATGATACATATGTTGTTTAGATACTCAATAAGTATATTATCAATAAGTATATTATCCCTCTGAACACTCAATGTTCTTATACGTGCTTTTATGCTGGCTTGGTAAATTTAGAAAGAAAGtcttgtttcattattttttcctcaTCCAGCTCCCAGTATTCATTAAAGTAGTTTCATAAAGTGTTTGATTTGACCTTCTAAAACCTGCAGACACACTTTATGACCTTTTGCTGTTTCTCATGAGTTAGTTTGTTGGTAAGACTTGGCTCACAGTCAAGGAGGCTTTCTCCTGCCTCTACCGCACGCTACTTAATAAAGCAGAGCTGCTGTGCAAATCTTAATAAAAAGAAGTGACTGAGGGTGGTGGAGTGCAGAACAGCAGCCAAAGTGAGGTAGTGAAAAACTGGACACAGAGGGGAAAGCTTAAGTCAGGTATTGTATTTAGACTCAGCAGAGTATTTAGAGGCCTCTGTTTTAGTAGTtgtcttttatttgtgttgtgttttataagTGTTAAAGTCATGATGTTTtggtgcgtgtgtgcgcgtgtgtgcatttttatgtgtgtgtgtatgtgtgtgtgtgtgtgtgtgtgtgtgtgtgtgtgtgtgtgtgtgtgtgtgtgcgagtgagtGTGATTATATATTGTGCTTTACTGTCTTTATGTTCATGGGTTTAGGAGGAAAATGGGGACTACACTTATGTGGAGCGGATTCGGGTTCCTCTGAGTCACGGGACACTTTTGGTGATGGATGgagccacccaagacgattggcAGGTAGGCTCCACCAATTAAATGCAAGGGCCCATGCACGCAAAGTGGCCACTTATAAAAACGCCAGCCTCTGAACACAAGGACGGATCAGAATCAGGCAGCAATTAAATAGACTGCTTTAAAATTGCTGTATTTCCTCACTTAAAAATATAGAATTGTGAAACCGCAGTGTATATGTTATGTAATATTACTTTAAGGCATTGTAACGGTAATTATATCTAACAGTATGACATATTTActgtcaaattaaagaaaacacttcAGGAAATAATAACAGcaaactagaagggcactcagaGAGTGACCAAGGCATGCCCTATTCCACAATGTAAATCTTTCCAGGCAGGAACTTATTTTTCAGATATATACAACACCATATGATTGCAGCACAAATGCCCTTTCTTGCAATgctaacaaaaatgaaaagattatATGTGTATCCGTCCAGTGATATAAATCTGCTTTACAATTTTATGAGGTCGATCTTGACCCATGCTCCAACCTTCCACAACTTTCAAT contains:
- the alkbh3 gene encoding alpha-ketoglutarate-dependent dioxygenase alkB homolog 3 → MSDKRQRARVQGSWAKQLPKPSRPTGAVPNNQQPINVNPAPSAWGCGPQKTPNTFEFHQPTKPVRDVPPEYVMEQAGDHEISNGPSGVSRLRLLPGFLPPEEADWMFSKLLAELPWSKKTNYRQGEAYEEPRLTCWYGELPYTYARSTLAANTQWHPLLLTLREAVEQVTGGSFNSLLCNLYRDGHDSIGWHSDIEAGLGTKPTIASVSLGDTRVFSLRKQPPPEENGDYTYVERIRVPLSHGTLLVMDGATQDDWQHQVAKEYHDRGPRINLTFRTMYPEPEGRRPGT